The sequence GgcgcgcatgcgcgcgcaGGATTGCAGCTTGCACTTGCAGTGTCCTGCTGTGTCGCGTGGTTGTGTGTGGTTGTGCAACTTGAAGTGTTTTTTGCCGCTGCGTTATCTCGGATTTTGTCTCTCTAATGGCATCGCCCGAGTCAAAGTCTCCCGAGCAGTCCGAGAAAAGTCGAAAGTACGACAGGCAGTTGAGGTACGACGCACGATCGTGATCCCTGCGATCGAAAGAATGTATTTTGAGGTTATAAGATTGACAGTTCTCCTGTAATATCTGATTATTTTGCTTCGCGCTTTTTTGGGGGCATATCATTGCGATATTTGCTTCTTATGCTTACCCTTGCGCACCTCTCTTGAAATTTTCTTGCTCTCTTTCCGTGCGACAAGGAGGTAATTGTGATCATTGTAATCATTGTGTGTCATGTACCCTTTATCACTGACAGATTATGGGGCGACCATGGCCAAGCAACGTTAGAGGCGGCGCACGTCTGTGTGATAAACGCTACTGCGCTCGGTACGGAGATACTGAAATCGTTAGTACTTCCAGGTATAGGAGCGTTCACGATAGTCGATGGCAAGAAGATTACTGACGACGACATCGGAGCCAAGTATGTAGCTCGTTTCTAATTGTTACCGTCGCGTTGGAGTGCTGATACATTTGCAGTTCGGTACAATGTATTATAATCGCACGACTCGGACCAGCTTCTTTCTAGAAGCCGATAGCGTCGGGAAGTCCAGGGCGCAAGTAGCTACCCAAATGCTATTGGAGCTGAATCCAGACGTGACGGGTGATTACATCGACGAAGAGCCTGAACAGATCTTGTCCAATAGTCCGGATTTCTTTAACAGCTTCACCGCGGTCGTGGCGACTGCACTAAGTGAGAAGTAAGGGTCTCGATATTATAATACGAAATCAGCAATTCAGCATTGGTATTACCGCAACGACGTAAACTCCTTGCAAAAATCTTTGCAGAACGCTAGTTCTGCTGTCGCAGAGACTCTGGGAGCTGAATATTCCTCTAATAGTGTGCAAGAGTATAGGGTTCATCGCGTACATGCGCATTCAGATAAACGAGCACACGGTGGTGGAGACGCATCCGGACAACGAAGCGCCAGATCTGCGGCTGGACAAGCCGTTCGACAGCCTGAAGAAGCACCTGGACTCCATCGACTTGGACGAAATGAGCTTCAAGGACCACTGTCACGTGCCGTATCTGGTCCTCTTGTACAAATACCTGGGCAAGTGGATTTCGGAGCACGGCGCGCTGCCGAGGACCTACAAGGACAAGGAGAGGCTCAAGGAGACGATAAAGAACGGCATGAGGCGCGACGAGCACGATTCGTCCAACAGCGAGGAGAACTTCGAGGAGGCTATAAAGGCTGTGAATACATGTGTAAGAACGAGCGATGTCCCCGACAGCGTCGTAAATATCTTCAATGACGACCGCTGCGTCAATCTAACGGCGAAGGTATCGTCTGAAACATCTCCATGAGCCGCACGCCGCGTGTGGGGAAAGAAAAGTGCGCGTTCAAACTGATCGATACGTGTTTTAGAGCAGCTCCTTCTGGATTATCACGAAGGCGGTGCGCGATTTCATTGATAACGAGGGAGGAGGACTCCTGCCGCTCAAGGGCGCGCTGCCCGACATGACCGCAGACACCGAGAAGTACATTACACTTCAACAAATGTGCGTGCAATCCGTcggcgaaaataaaatatcttaaaattaattttaaaaaataacattttattatcgaCATTAATGCATTAATTCGGGCTAGCTTTTCGTGTGCCTCGATTTCTTGATTGTCTACTAACACTTGATTTCTATTTCATCAGTTATCACAAACAAGCATCAACGGACGCGGAGGCCGTATGGCGACGCGTTTTGCAGTTGCTGCGTCAGTTGGGACGACCATCAGACTCGATCTCGGAGAAAGACGTCAAGCTATTCTGCAGGCATGCCAGTGATATTTACGTGGAGAGGGGAAGCTGCATCGCAGACGAATACGATTCCAAGGTTTTCGATGCTAATGTGATAGGTAATGTTTTTTCTCGAACAAAgagatatgtataaaaaatatatcaattcaTAAAGATAGTTTAAATTTAAGgaataaattagaattttattcatGATGTGATCATCAAGCTttagtttaaatttaaaatttactgCAATCTGAATTAatgtgaatttaaatttactattattaccataattatgaaaaaaaccagaaaaataattgcgcaataattatcttcaattttatatcattaacTCGGTCAAAGTACAGTCGAAGTGTAATCATTCTAAATGACTTGGCGTCTTTTACAGTTCAAAATCTCGAGAATCCCGAGAGTATGATGATCTACTACGTCATGCTACGAGGGGTGGACAAGTTCCAAGCGGAGTACAACTCTTACCCCGGCGAGTTCGATAATCAAGTGGAGCCCGATATTGTGAAGCTCAAGGTCTCTTCATGCTCGcaaaatgttacaaatataatttacatatcagTGTTTTTCAATCGAGTAAACGTTCCAGGCGTGCGTCACGAAGTTGCTGAGCGAATGGGGATGCGGACCGTTGGCCAAGGACGATTACGTGCACGAGTTCTGTCGCTTCGGCGGCGCGGAATTGCACTCGGTCTCGGCGTTTCTCGGTGGCCTGGCGGCGCAGGAGACCATCAAGCTGATCACGAATCAATACAAGCCCGTTCACAACACTTTCATCTACGACGCCGTCACGTCGAACTCGGAGACCTTCTTCTTTTAAAACGCGAGCAAGCTGTCACGCGTTAcgtgaaaaagaaatacgtttttattaattaaaagtaatgatatcattTTGCAACTCACGCCTTCTGATTATTTTAGATTTAGGGCGGCCGATTTGCTCGCGCTGAATGCAAACGAGTTCCGTGCGCACGGCGCACAGTGGGGAATTTTCGCTGAAACGTGGCCATAAATCGAGGAATCATCAGATTTGCACAAAACTTGGTAGACTTATGTTTTCGAGGTTGCTGATCACGAATCcaatatgtaaatttgcaaaaacacAATGGCGGTCTTAATATAGTGTAGCGAACCATGAAATACTcatcaatatcgatatcaatgaATGTTTGGGGTTGCCGATTACGAATCAGATTCGAGAATGtctggaaaaataatgttagacTTAATAATGGTGCAGGGtagagtttatttttataagtttaaaaaaaaataaaaaaaaaatacaaaatttttatacaaaaatttcatggtACAAATGTCTCTATTTAAtgacatcaataaaaatttttttaaataattttttaaaaaatttatgtaaacaattgtttttcaaaaattttattaacttcattaaatacgggcgtttttaccatgaaacttttgtataaaacattttttgatatttcgaatacttttcgagatatatcgagaaaagtaataaGGTGGTTGTAATAAGCTTATAACAAGAGTAACAGCtaattattgtgaattttAGTTGCTAATAGTATAGACtacaagatgaaaaagaaaagaacgcggGATCTAGCGGGATCTGCAACTAAAGTCTACacgaagtaaatattaatttaggaaAATATCAACTTTGTCGGACTATCGTTATGTGTCGTAAAACAAACACGACAAGcgttatttcaaaaatgtaaataagaaaaatcttcTACAATCCTCCAGGAAGAGCATCCATTTTGCAGAACttgattatcacttttatttacaaagttattaacactcaaagttcaatgaaaatattcacgcaATGAGTGAGAAACGTGTGTCGCCCATAAAGGCCTACTTTCAACTGACATACCTGCTCGACTTAAAATAGAAGGGGACTAAGGGCAACGGGATTCTATCCAGGAAACAATCCTTTATCGATTCTCAAGGACAATAGACCCTAACtcgaaacttcatttttcgatttttgaccagctttttgacaaaattccccactgtgcggcgtggcgataatattataaattttcccaTCCCCCGAAAATGATACGTAATAATTAGATAGGTTGGTGGATTATAGTCGTATAAATCGGCtatatattccttttttttagaataattGCCGTCTCATTACCAAGTATCCCACGAGtgatcattttatttctatttttacattaattaatttatttttatttatatttattatcagttttacatttattcattGAAATCCAGTGCGCCATTTCGCGCGCACATCAATCTCAAGTCGCGGAATGCGCGAGCGGCGACACCGCCCACGAAATTCCCTATATTGGAGTTGTTGAATCCGTCGGATTAGGTTGGCACTCGCTCGGTCTTGTGATCGAACAGCTGAACGAGACGAAGAGCACGAGACACGGAGACAGAACGGGAATCAGTCCTTTTCCGAGCAGGATTATTTCTGCGTAAATCAACGTCGGACTCCGACAGCAACCATGGTGGACCGAGCGAACATCAAGCAAATTATACCGGCGCTGCCGGACGAGAAGATCGGTAAATACGCCCTCGCCTGCGTGCGCGACGGGGATTCTGCTGTGCTCGTTTGACGATGCCCCTCCCAGCGAAGCAGTCTGTTTCCTTATTGTTTGTTTAACAATTGTTGCGGGCAATGACATTCATACAGGGATCGTTTCACCACCTGTCGTCCTGTCGGCCGATCTTTAAATGTTGATCTGTGTGTGTGACTTTGCAGATATGCTGGCAGCTACGAGCGTTCTGCAGCAGCAGGCAGCTGACATTAGGAATCAGCGAATCAACTGGCAGTCGTACTTGCAGTGAGTGCCTTTACGAATTATTCTTGACAGATTTAATAACAGAAATCGGATGAGAGATTCAACGTGGAAGCTTAATGTGGAATTATCGCAAATGGACGTTCCAAAGTTTGATGTTTCCAGATCGCAGATGATATCGAAAGAGGACTATGACTTTATAGCAGCCTTTGACACGAGCGACACGAAAGCCAGGGAGAACAAGCTGAAGGAGAATCCACATCAAGCGGCTAAAACGTTTCTCAATCTGCTCGGTCATGTCTCCAAGGATCAGACAATCCAGTATATCCTGACGATGATTGATGACATGCTGCAGGTACGTCATCACCTCTTTCCCTTTCACTTGGACggctgaaatttttttttcctcgatGTTCCATTCATTAACTGAAATTAACGTGACGCCTTTTCGTGCAGGAGGATCGCAATCGCGTAGAAATCTTCCGCGAGCATTCCACGCGTAAACGAGAGTCCGTTTG comes from Ooceraea biroi isolate clonal line C1 chromosome 8, Obir_v5.4, whole genome shotgun sequence and encodes:
- the LOC105275040 gene encoding uncharacterized protein LOC105275040 gives rise to the protein MASPESKSPEQSEKSRKYDRQLRLWGDHGQATLEAAHVCVINATALGTEILKSLVLPGIGAFTIVDGKKITDDDIGANFFLEADSVGKSRAQVATQMLLELNPDVTGDYIDEEPEQILSNSPDFFNSFTAVVATALSEKTLVLLSQRLWELNIPLIVCKSIGFIAYMRIQINEHTVVETHPDNEAPDLRLDKPFDSLKKHLDSIDLDEMSFKDHCHVPYLVLLYKYLGKWISEHGALPRTYKDKERLKETIKNGMRRDEHDSSNSEENFEEAIKAVNTCVRTSDVPDSVVNIFNDDRCVNLTAKSSSFWIITKAVRDFIDNEGGGLLPLKGALPDMTADTEKYITLQQIYHKQASTDAEAVWRRVLQLLRQLGRPSDSISEKDVKLFCRHASDIYVERGSCIADEYDSKVFDANVIVQNLENPESMMIYYVMLRGVDKFQAEYNSYPGEFDNQVEPDIVKLKACVTKLLSEWGCGPLAKDDYVHEFCRFGGAELHSVSAFLGGLAAQETIKLITNQYKPVHNTFIYDAVTSNSETFFFANSIDYKMKKKRTRDLAGSATKVYTKIRRIRLALARSCDRTAERDEEHETRRQNGNQSFSEQDYFCVNQRRTPTATMVDRANIKQIIPALPDEKIDMLAATSVLQQQAADIRNQRINWQSYLQSQMISKEDYDFIAAFDTSDTKARENKLKENPHQAAKTFLNLLGHVSKDQTIQYILTMIDDMLQEDRNRVEIFREHSTRKRESVWGPFLNLLNRQDGFIMNMTSRIIAKLACWSHDLMEKTDLQFYLTWLKDQLKLSNNEYIQSVARCLQMMLRIDEYRFAFVSVDGISTLLSVLSGRVNFQVQYQLIFCLWVLTFNPLLAEKMNKFNVIPILADILSDSVKEKVTRIILAVFRNLIEKVEDGQVAKEHCIAMVQCKVLKQLSILCQRKFDDEDITDDIEFLNDKLQASVQDLSSFDEYSTEVKSGRLEWSPVHKSGKFWRENASRLNEKNYELLRILVHLLETSKDPLVLSVASFDIGEYVRHYPRGKHIIEQLGGKQRVMQLLGHEDPNVRYEALLAVQKLMVHNWEYLGKQLEKEQTNASGAPTNKPGAQVPAKA